The genomic DNA ATAAATATCAAAATCCTGAATTCCCTTTAAGCAGGCATCTACAATAACTATACTTGCCGGATCTCCAACCATTGTAAATGTTTCTGTTGAATTTAATTCCCATTTTGGCAGCCAGCCGTTTTCATCATACATTTCCAACATGCTTTTAATCATATCAGATTGTTGCTTAGGATAAACTAAAGACGTTAACGGATGCATGTTTCGGTACGTATCCCACAAAGAAAATACCGTATAACGTGTGTCTGCGGTTTTTCCAATCTTACTTCTTTTTATTCGGGGATATTCTCCATTAACATCATTTAATACATTAGGATGAATTAAAGTGTGATACAATGCCGTATAAAAAATAACTTTATCCTGATATGAACCGCCTTCGACCAAAATTTTAGAAAGTTCCTTATTCCATTCGTCGTAGGTTTCTTTGTAAACTGCTTCAAATGATTTATCTCCGGTTTCTTTTTCTAAATTCTCACGGGCATTTTCAATACTTACATATGAAACTCCAATTTTAACTTCGACTGTTTCTTTTTTACTAAATTGATAAGTAAAATAAGTTCCAATGCTATCTCCAACGACTGTTTTAATGGTATTTTTCATCATTCGGGTTTTACCATTGTAGCCCATCCATTGTGCTTCTACACCTTCATATTTTGGTGTTTTTTTCCAAACTCCATAATGATCTGCCGGTTTAGAAAATTTTGCCACAAAATAAACCGGATAAGCATCCTCAGGACTATTATAACAAAATGAACCTACAGTACGCATTCCTTCTATTTCTGTTGAGGAAACTACTTTTACCATAGCTCCTTCTTCATTTGTTAATCCTAAACCAAGATTCAGTAAAATATTAGATTGCCCTTTCGGGAAAGTAAATTTGCTTACTCCTACTCTTTTCGAAGCTGTAAATTCTCCCTTAACTTTATATTTATCAATATCTACGCTGTAATAAGCTGTTTTAGCAACTTCATTAGAGTAAGTTGAACCATATTTTAAATGATTGGTTTCAACCTCTCCTGTTGTTGGCATTAGCAAAATAACGCCTAAATCAGGACAGCCTACGCCGCTTAAATTCACCTGACTAAATCCGGTCAAAAATGTATTTTCATTTACATAAGGATTAGACAACCATTGGCTGTCTTTTTCTAAAGGCTTATTTTGAGATCCCGCTACGTTAAATGGGCTGATACTTGCCATTCCTCTTGGCGCAATTGGCCCCGGAAAGGCAGCTCCATAATTTGAAGTTCCAATTAACGGATTCACAAATTCTGCGGGCTGTTGCCCAAAAACCGTTATACCAAAAAACAGCATGCAAAAAATACATGCTGTTTGTAATGTTACTCTCATATTAAAAATCATAATTAATTTCCTATCTTATAATGGCCTCAATTTTCAAAGTCCAGGCTTCTTTACATGGTAAATTATTCCTTAAACTTTCCGGAATTATCACTTTAAATCCTTCCGCAAATTTAGTCCATTTCAATTGTGTTTTGGAACCTAACATCGTAATTTTTGTTCCTTTTTTAGGAGTAATCGATTTTATTATAATTTCTGATGCAATTTTATCTTCTCCCTCTTTAGCTAAATAAAACAAAAATACATTTCCTTCTTTATTTTGAGTCATGCAAATATTGTTTTCTTTAAAAGGAGCAATTGGTTTTGTATTATAAATAGCAATACTGTTTACTTTCATCCAATCTCCGTAAGCCGCTAATAAATCATAAGCTCCTTGCTGCCAATCTCCTTCGGGACTTGGAGCAACATTCAATAATAGATTTCCGCCTTTGGCCACAACATCAATAAGCATGTGAATACCTTCACGGCCAGTTAAATATTTGGCATCCGGCGTATAAGACCATCCACCACCCGAAGTAATGCAAGACTCCCAAGGATAAGGCAATGTTTTTTCGGGAACACGATTTTCAGGAGTTAAATAATTTTGATTTTTTCCGTGAACTGCTCTGTCGACAACTATTAATCCCGGTTGTTTTTGACGTGCTTTTACAACCAATTCATCCATTTTAATGTCCTGATCAACAACTCTGTGTTTTATAAATCCGTCTTTAGATTCATTTTCGGCAAACTTCTCTTTATAATTTTCATTTATATTTTGCTGATCTCTTTTTTTCACCCATCCGCCATCTAACCATAAAATATCGACTTTACCGTAATCTGTCAATAACTCTAAAATTTGGTTCTGTGTAAAGTCAATATATTTTTGCCATTTTTCTGGATAAAGCTTTGGATCATAATTAACATTTCTGTCAAAAGGAGGGAAATATGGATCCCAATAGTTTTCGTTATGCCAGTCTGGTTTAGAGAAATAAGCCCCTACAGATAAATTTTCTTTTCTAAAAGCATTAAAAACTTCTTTTGCAATATTTGCTTTTGGATTACTGCCGAAAGCACATTCTTTGTCAGTTACTTTATAATCTGTGTATTTTGAATCGAACATAGAAAATCCGTCATGGTGTTTTGTGGTAAAAACCATGTATTTCATTCCGGCTGCTTTTGCCGCTTTTGCCCATTTTTCAGGATCAAACTTCACTGGATTGAATGTTTTTTTCAAACCTTCGTACTCTTTTACATATTGATTGTAATTCCCCGGATTGCTTCCTTTTTTACGTTCGCACCATCCATAATCCTCCGGG from uncultured Flavobacterium sp. includes the following:
- a CDS encoding GH92 family glycosyl hydrolase — translated: MRVTLQTACIFCMLFFGITVFGQQPAEFVNPLIGTSNYGAAFPGPIAPRGMASISPFNVAGSQNKPLEKDSQWLSNPYVNENTFLTGFSQVNLSGVGCPDLGVILLMPTTGEVETNHLKYGSTYSNEVAKTAYYSVDIDKYKVKGEFTASKRVGVSKFTFPKGQSNILLNLGLGLTNEEGAMVKVVSSTEIEGMRTVGSFCYNSPEDAYPVYFVAKFSKPADHYGVWKKTPKYEGVEAQWMGYNGKTRMMKNTIKTVVGDSIGTYFTYQFSKKETVEVKIGVSYVSIENARENLEKETGDKSFEAVYKETYDEWNKELSKILVEGGSYQDKVIFYTALYHTLIHPNVLNDVNGEYPRIKRSKIGKTADTRYTVFSLWDTYRNMHPLTSLVYPKQQSDMIKSMLEMYDENGWLPKWELNSTETFTMVGDPASIVIVDACLKGIQDFDIYKAYHAMLKSADQIEDNPLRPGLKEYLDKGYLSTNYLGPVSTTLEYNTSDYAISLLAKALGEKEDYKRFTKRSLSYRKLYDKDLKLLRPRTATDNWYEPFDPVAGANFQANVGFVEGNAWQYAFMVPHDIKGLIKLMGGDKPFSDQLQKVFDIKQFDMANEPDIAYPYLFNYIKGEEWKSQEMVKKLVREYFKNVPKGLPGNDDTGTMSAWLVYSMMGIYPISPGDPIYTITTPMFDKITIQLDLRYYKKENIVIERVMNADGKIKEIQLNGKVLNSFFISHDDFVNGTTLKVIQE
- a CDS encoding alpha-L-fucosidase, translated to MKRGILIIAILFSVQMFSQAIYEDERYVPETDPLVLKNLEEWQGKKFGLLMHWGTYSQWGIVESWSICPEDYGWCERKKGSNPGNYNQYVKEYEGLKKTFNPVKFDPEKWAKAAKAAGMKYMVFTTKHHDGFSMFDSKYTDYKVTDKECAFGSNPKANIAKEVFNAFRKENLSVGAYFSKPDWHNENYWDPYFPPFDRNVNYDPKLYPEKWQKYIDFTQNQILELLTDYGKVDILWLDGGWVKKRDQQNINENYKEKFAENESKDGFIKHRVVDQDIKMDELVVKARQKQPGLIVVDRAVHGKNQNYLTPENRVPEKTLPYPWESCITSGGGWSYTPDAKYLTGREGIHMLIDVVAKGGNLLLNVAPSPEGDWQQGAYDLLAAYGDWMKVNSIAIYNTKPIAPFKENNICMTQNKEGNVFLFYLAKEGEDKIASEIIIKSITPKKGTKITMLGSKTQLKWTKFAEGFKVIIPESLRNNLPCKEAWTLKIEAIIR